The Polyangia bacterium DNA window CGTTCTGCTTGAAGGCGCGCTCCAGCGCCTGTTGCCAGGTGACTCTGACCAGCGGCGGTCCGCTGACGGCCGGTGGCGCTTCTTGCGCCCGTACGCCGGTTGCCGTGAACAACGCCAGGACCAGCGCCCCCGCTCCTGCTCGATGTCGGCGCCGCATCAGTCCACCGACGTCAGGCGGGCGCGATGGGTCTCGCCGTCGTTGACGACCTCCACCGACGGTGCGGGTGCGGCCGGCACTTCCGACGGGTGCACCGCTCGGCCGCGGCCGGCCAGCCGTTCGGTGAACACGAACAGCGCCGGCACGAAGAAGATCCCCAGCATCGTCGCCGCCAGCATCCCGGTCACCACGGTGGTGCCCAGCATCCGCCGCGCCGCCGCGCCGGCGCCCGACGCCGTCCATAGCGGCAAGCAACCAAAGATGAAAGCGAACGACGTCATCAGAATCGGCCGCAAGCGCAGCCGCGCCCCTTCCAGCGCGGCGTCGATCAGCGGCCGCCCGCTTTCCAGTTTGTCCTTGGCGAATTCGACGATGAGGATGGCGTTCTTGGCGGTCAAACCGACCAGCATGACCAGACCGATCTGGGCGTAGATGTTGCTGTCGAAATGGCGCGACCACAGTCCCAGGAAAGCGCCCAGCACCGCCACCGGCGTGCTGAGCAAAACGCTGAACGGCAGTGACCAGCTTTCGTACAGCGCCGCCAAGATCAGAAACACGAAGATCAGCGACAGCCCCAGCACTTTCGTGGTGCCGCCCTGGGCGACCTTCTCCTGGTACGAAAGCGCGTTCCAGGCGTATCCCATCTCCGGCGGCAGCGTCTGTGCGGCGACCTCTTCCAGCGCCGCCAGCGCTTGCCCGGAGCTGTAGCCGGGCGCGGCGGCGCCGATGATCTCCGCCGAACGGAACAGGTTGAAGCGCACCGTGTACTCCGGACCGGTGGTGTTGCGGACGGTGACGAACGCCGCCAGCGGGACCATCTCGCCCTTGGCGTTGCGCACGTAGAAGTCTTTCAGGTTCTCCGGTCCCTGCCGGTACGCCGGCTCGGCTTGCACGAACACCTTCCACTGTCGGGAGAAACGGGTGAAGTCGTTGACGTAGGCGCCACCCATGAAGGCCTGCAAGGCGGCATAGACGTCGGCGATCGGCACGCCCTGCTTCATCACCTTCTCTTTGTCCACCTCGGCGAAGATCTGCGGCACCGAGGGCGAGAAATTCGGGTTGATGTTTTGTAGCTCGGGCCGCTTGCGGGCCGCATCGACAAACCGTTTGACGTTGTCGGCCAGGAACTTCACCGTGCCGCCGCTGCGGTCCTGCAAGAACATGCTGAAGCCGCCGGCCGAGCTGATCCCGGGGATGGCCGGCGGCAGCAGCGCGAAGACGCGGGCCTCGGGGATCTTGCCGAAGGCGGCGTTCAGCTTGCCGACGATGGCCTTGGCGGTCAGATCCGGACGCCCGCGCTCGTCCCAGGGCTTAAAGCCGATGAAGCCGGTGCCGGCGTAGCTGGCCGCCGAGCGCGTGAAGAAGCTGTAGCCGGCGATGGTGTTGAAGGTCCGGATGCCTTCGGTGTGTCCCAGAATGGCTTCGACCTTTTTGAAGACCGCTTTGGTCCGCTGCAGCGACGCCGCGTCGGGCAGCTGCACGCCGATGAGGGCATAGCCGTTGTCCTCGTCGGGCAAGAACCCCGACGGCAGCTTGCGCCCGATGGCCGCCGAGGCGCCCGCCACCGCCGCCAGCAGCACCAGCGGGATGGCCAGCTTGCGCACCAGCCGGGCGTTGACGCTGATATAGCCGTTGGTGGCGCGTTCGAAGAGGCGATTGAAGGCGACGCCCATTCGCCCCAGCAAGCCCTTGGGCTGGCCGCGCGGGCGCAACAACATCGCCGCCAGGGCCGGGCTCAGCGTCAGGGCGTTGAAGGCCGAGATCAGCACCGAGATCGCGATGGTCAGGGCGAACTGCTGATACAGGCGTCCGGTGATGCCGGCCATGAACGCCACCGGAATGAACACCGCCGCCAGGATGAGAGCGATGCCGATGACCGGCGCCTGTACCTCGGACAGGGCCTTGAACGTCGCGTCCCGCGGCGACATTCCTTCTTCGATGTGGTGCTCGACCGCCTCCACCACCACGATGGCGTCGTCGACCACCAGGCCGATGGCCAGCACCAGCGCGAACAGCGACAGCGTGTTGATGGAAAAACCGAGGAACGGGAACACCGCGAACACGCCCACCAACGACACCGGGACAGTCAGCAGAGGGATCAGCGTCGCCCGCCAGCTTTGCAAGAAGATGAACACCACCAGCACCACCAGCCCGATCGCCTCGGCCAGGGTAATCAAGATCTCCTCGATGCCCGCCTTCACCGGCGCGGTGGTGTCCAGCGAGATCTCATAGTCCATGCCGGGTGGAAAATGCTTTTTCAGATCTGCCATCGTCGCCCGTACGCTGGAAGCGACGTCGAGGGCGTTCGAACCGGGGAGCTGGAAAGCCGCCACCACGCCGGCCGGGCGGCCGTTGAACGCCCCCTCCTGCGCGTAGTTCAGCGACCCCATCTCGATGCGGGCGACGTCGCGCACGCGGACCAGTGAGCCGTCGGTGTTGGCGCGCACGACGACGTCGCCGAATTCTTCCGGCGTCACCAGCCGTCCCTGGGCGCGCACGGTGTATGTGAATTGCTGGCCGGGAGCGGCCGGTTCGGCGCCCACCTGGCCGGCCGGGTTGACCACGTTCTGGGCGCGAATGGCGTTCTGCACGTCGCTGACCGTCAAGCCCAGGCGCGCCAGCACGTCCGGTTTCAACCACACCCGCATGGCGTAGTCCGACGCGCCCAGGTTGCGGATGTCGCCCACGCCGCGAATACGCAGAAGCGCGTCGTTGATGTTGATGGTGGCGTAGTTGGTCAGAAACGAGGCGTCGTAACGCCCATCGGGCGAATACAGCGAGATGACGATGAGCGGGAAGGCCAGCGACTTTTTGATGGTGACGCCGAAGTTCTTCACGTCCTGGGGCAGGAACGTCTGCGCCTGCGAGAAGCGGTTTTGCACCAGCACGTTGTCGATGTCGATGTTGGTCCCGACGTCGAACGTCACCGCCTGGGTCATGGTGCCGTCGTTGGCGTTGGTCGACTGGATGTACAGCATGTTGTCGACGCCGTTGACCTGCTGTTCGATGGGCGTGGCCACCGACTGTTCGATGGTGGTGGCGTCGGCGCCGGTGAACGTGGTGGTGAGGATGATCTGCGGCGGGATGATCTGGGGAAACTGCGCGATGGGAAGGCCGATCAGCGACACCGCGCCCAACATGACAGTGACGATGGCGATGACGATGGCCACGATCGGGCGGCGAATGAAGAAAGAAGAAATCATGACGACCTCACTTCGGCGCCTGCGCCGCGCGGGC harbors:
- a CDS encoding multidrug efflux RND transporter permease subunit, translating into MISSFFIRRPIVAIVIAIVTVMLGAVSLIGLPIAQFPQIIPPQIILTTTFTGADATTIEQSVATPIEQQVNGVDNMLYIQSTNANDGTMTQAVTFDVGTNIDIDNVLVQNRFSQAQTFLPQDVKNFGVTIKKSLAFPLIVISLYSPDGRYDASFLTNYATININDALLRIRGVGDIRNLGASDYAMRVWLKPDVLARLGLTVSDVQNAIRAQNVVNPAGQVGAEPAAPGQQFTYTVRAQGRLVTPEEFGDVVVRANTDGSLVRVRDVARIEMGSLNYAQEGAFNGRPAGVVAAFQLPGSNALDVASSVRATMADLKKHFPPGMDYEISLDTTAPVKAGIEEILITLAEAIGLVVLVVFIFLQSWRATLIPLLTVPVSLVGVFAVFPFLGFSINTLSLFALVLAIGLVVDDAIVVVEAVEHHIEEGMSPRDATFKALSEVQAPVIGIALILAAVFIPVAFMAGITGRLYQQFALTIAISVLISAFNALTLSPALAAMLLRPRGQPKGLLGRMGVAFNRLFERATNGYISVNARLVRKLAIPLVLLAAVAGASAAIGRKLPSGFLPDEDNGYALIGVQLPDAASLQRTKAVFKKVEAILGHTEGIRTFNTIAGYSFFTRSAASYAGTGFIGFKPWDERGRPDLTAKAIVGKLNAAFGKIPEARVFALLPPAIPGISSAGGFSMFLQDRSGGTVKFLADNVKRFVDAARKRPELQNINPNFSPSVPQIFAEVDKEKVMKQGVPIADVYAALQAFMGGAYVNDFTRFSRQWKVFVQAEPAYRQGPENLKDFYVRNAKGEMVPLAAFVTVRNTTGPEYTVRFNLFRSAEIIGAAAPGYSSGQALAALEEVAAQTLPPEMGYAWNALSYQEKVAQGGTTKVLGLSLIFVFLILAALYESWSLPFSVLLSTPVAVLGAFLGLWSRHFDSNIYAQIGLVMLVGLTAKNAILIVEFAKDKLESGRPLIDAALEGARLRLRPILMTSFAFIFGCLPLWTASGAGAAARRMLGTTVVTGMLAATMLGIFFVPALFVFTERLAGRGRAVHPSEVPAAPAPSVEVVNDGETHRARLTSVD